One Euzebya rosea genomic window carries:
- a CDS encoding DsbA family protein codes for MSSNRRLLLPALALLAAIGLAAAAFLGGDDPALVDAAPPADPADPADAAAAPDAGPDIAPDAAPDDRPSRERMAPLRVDEPGMTIGDPDAPMVMLAFESFGCLWCGNFHRLTMPGVMADWVNTGLLRIETRMLPYEDRAVPGARIGMAAGLQDRYWPLAEHLYPFISGGGEPPVGRDLTEAELGAYRERQTEEALLAQVEAVAEEIDLDWERFLADYRSPEVAALVQRDQQLAYQLGFTGTPALVVNGVPMGGYASPERFDEFLTGVHDASTS; via the coding sequence GTGTCCAGCAATCGCCGTCTGCTCCTGCCTGCCCTCGCACTCCTCGCGGCCATCGGCCTCGCGGCCGCCGCGTTCCTCGGCGGTGACGACCCCGCGCTCGTGGACGCCGCCCCGCCGGCCGACCCGGCCGACCCGGCCGACGCCGCCGCGGCCCCGGACGCCGGTCCCGACATCGCTCCCGACGCCGCCCCCGACGACCGCCCGTCCCGCGAACGCATGGCGCCGCTGCGTGTCGACGAGCCCGGCATGACCATCGGCGACCCCGACGCCCCCATGGTGATGCTCGCGTTCGAGTCCTTCGGGTGCCTGTGGTGCGGCAACTTCCACCGCCTGACCATGCCGGGGGTCATGGCCGACTGGGTCAACACCGGCCTGCTGCGGATCGAGACGCGGATGTTGCCCTACGAGGACCGCGCCGTCCCCGGCGCACGGATCGGCATGGCCGCCGGCCTACAGGACCGCTACTGGCCGCTGGCCGAACACCTCTACCCCTTCATCTCCGGCGGTGGCGAACCCCCCGTCGGCCGCGACCTGACCGAGGCCGAGCTCGGCGCCTATCGCGAACGCCAGACCGAGGAGGCGCTGCTGGCACAGGTCGAGGCGGTGGCGGAGGAGATCGACCTCGACTGGGAGCGGTTCCTGGCCGACTACCGCTCGCCAGAGGTGGCCGCGCTGGTGCAGCGCGACCAGCAGCTGGCCTACCAGCTGGGCTTCACCGGCACCCCCGCCCTGGTCGTCAACGGCGTCCCCATGGGCGGGTACGCCAGCCCAGAACGGTTCGACGAGTTCCTGACCGGCGTCCACGACGCCAGCACGAGCTGA
- the speB gene encoding agmatinase, whose protein sequence is MDEPDRTPPDRTPPDRTLPDRTLPDRTLPDGYREQLGHGALTFADRPLLTGTADLDRWQPDVAIVGAPLDINTTNKPGARFGPRALRADADHPGAYHLDLRIEVFDHLEVVDYGDAICPHGQSEVGLANIRERVLEVASRGILPVVLGGDHSVTWPSVEAVAEAHGWGQVGVVHFDAHADTADRVDGNAASHGTPMRRLIESGAVLGRNFVQVGLRGYWPPADVFEWMQAQGMRWHLMQEVWERGAPAVMEDAVAEAMEGCDALYLSVDIDVLDPGFAPGTGTPEPGGMAPADLLRAVRKLALETNLVGMDIVEVSPPYDHAQQTVNNAHRVVMEFLAGLAVRRRDG, encoded by the coding sequence ATGGACGAGCCCGACCGAACGCCGCCCGATCGCACGCCGCCCGATCGCACCCTCCCCGATCGGACACTCCCCGATCGGACGCTCCCCGACGGCTACCGCGAACAGCTCGGCCACGGCGCGCTGACCTTCGCCGACCGGCCGCTGCTGACCGGCACGGCAGACCTCGACCGCTGGCAGCCCGACGTCGCCATCGTCGGCGCCCCGCTGGACATCAACACGACGAACAAGCCGGGGGCACGGTTCGGACCGCGGGCGCTGCGCGCGGACGCCGACCACCCGGGCGCCTACCACCTGGACCTTCGGATCGAGGTGTTCGACCACCTCGAGGTCGTCGACTACGGCGACGCGATCTGCCCCCACGGGCAGTCGGAGGTGGGGCTCGCCAACATCCGCGAACGGGTCCTCGAGGTCGCCAGCCGAGGCATCCTGCCGGTCGTGCTCGGGGGTGACCACTCCGTCACCTGGCCCAGCGTCGAGGCGGTCGCGGAGGCCCATGGCTGGGGACAGGTCGGGGTCGTGCACTTCGACGCCCACGCCGACACCGCCGACCGGGTCGACGGCAACGCGGCCAGCCACGGGACCCCGATGCGTCGGCTCATCGAGTCCGGTGCCGTCCTCGGCCGCAACTTCGTCCAGGTCGGGCTGCGCGGCTACTGGCCACCGGCCGACGTCTTCGAGTGGATGCAGGCGCAGGGCATGCGGTGGCACCTCATGCAGGAGGTGTGGGAGCGCGGTGCACCTGCGGTCATGGAGGACGCCGTCGCCGAGGCCATGGAGGGGTGCGATGCCCTGTACCTGTCGGTCGACATCGACGTGCTCGACCCCGGGTTCGCCCCGGGGACCGGCACCCCGGAGCCGGGTGGCATGGCCCCGGCGGACCTGCTGCGAGCGGTCAGGAAGCTCGCGCTGGAGACCAACCTCGTCGGCATGGACATCGTCGAGGTGTCACCGCCCTACGACCACGCCCAGCAGACGGTCAACAACGCCCACCGGGTGGTCATGGAGTTCCTGGCAGGGCTGGCCGTGCGGCGCCGGGACGGCTGA